The Muricauda sp. SCSIO 65647 genome includes a region encoding these proteins:
- the gldM gene encoding gliding motility protein GldM: MASGKLSPRQKMINLMYLIFIAMLALNMSKEVLAAFGLMNEKLEASNDKMTANNSDFFSGLETKASEDNLKYGPLFEKARDIKQLSQDYYDYLEGLKTEMLKDQEDPNNYVVMDKSDFLDQKFFQGDNLSPEGKKFLSNLENYREKILGIVPENMGDVKSTVKTRFETGDEKGKVTRIRDGVKVDWMNYNYEGYPLVASLTKITQLQADVKATEQEILKGLLEGNLTAAVSLKNFSTLLDQEKSVFYAGEPFKGSLVLGKTDKTSKPVKADLTLDGRKLTEGKDYALEAGGVKLLISAGAAGDHELKGQLTYMQDGNEVPVDVSNTFSTINKPNAAVIAADKMNVVYRGVSNPMTISIPGIPDNKVTASAPGLSRRSGSKYVMNPGTGREVTISASGVLPDGTRISTPATFRIKDIPRPGGTVRGEPGSIKMPRRNLEISTIGAMLEDFDFDLNLAVSGFKFKVPGQPTVEVQGNKLDSRAKSALKRARRGDAVQVFDIKAYITNNRTYKLKKVSPVVVELTN; encoded by the coding sequence ATGGCATCAGGAAAATTATCACCACGTCAGAAGATGATCAACTTAATGTATTTGATCTTCATCGCGATGTTGGCTTTGAATATGAGCAAAGAAGTTCTGGCCGCGTTCGGTTTGATGAACGAAAAGCTGGAAGCTTCCAATGACAAAATGACGGCCAATAACTCTGATTTCTTCTCAGGATTGGAGACTAAGGCTTCAGAAGATAACCTGAAGTACGGCCCTCTTTTTGAAAAAGCAAGAGATATCAAACAACTTTCCCAAGACTACTATGATTATTTAGAGGGTCTTAAAACGGAAATGTTGAAAGACCAAGAAGACCCCAACAACTATGTTGTGATGGATAAATCTGATTTTCTAGATCAGAAATTTTTCCAAGGGGATAATTTGTCTCCAGAAGGCAAAAAATTCTTGTCAAACCTCGAAAATTACCGTGAAAAAATCTTGGGCATTGTTCCTGAAAATATGGGAGATGTAAAAAGCACTGTAAAAACAAGGTTTGAGACCGGTGACGAAAAAGGTAAGGTTACCCGTATTAGAGATGGTGTTAAGGTTGACTGGATGAACTATAACTATGAAGGCTATCCTTTGGTGGCCTCATTGACCAAGATTACCCAGTTGCAAGCCGATGTCAAGGCCACCGAACAAGAAATCTTGAAAGGTTTGTTGGAAGGCAATTTGACCGCAGCCGTTTCTTTGAAGAATTTCTCAACCTTGTTAGATCAAGAAAAATCAGTATTCTATGCCGGTGAGCCATTTAAAGGCAGCTTGGTGTTGGGTAAGACCGACAAAACTTCCAAGCCGGTAAAAGCTGACTTGACCTTAGATGGCAGAAAGTTGACAGAAGGCAAAGACTACGCCTTAGAAGCAGGTGGGGTCAAACTTTTGATCAGTGCAGGTGCTGCGGGCGACCATGAATTGAAAGGTCAGTTGACGTATATGCAAGATGGCAACGAGGTGCCAGTTGATGTGAGTAATACCTTCTCTACAATCAACAAGCCCAATGCCGCTGTGATTGCCGCAGACAAAATGAACGTGGTCTATAGAGGGGTTTCTAACCCAATGACCATTTCGATTCCCGGTATCCCTGATAACAAGGTTACAGCTTCAGCTCCTGGTTTGAGCAGAAGAAGCGGTAGCAAGTATGTCATGAATCCCGGTACTGGTAGAGAAGTGACCATTAGTGCCTCAGGTGTATTGCCCGATGGTACAAGGATCAGCACTCCCGCTACCTTCCGTATCAAAGATATTCCGAGACCTGGAGGTACCGTACGTGGCGAGCCAGGTAGTATCAAAATGCCTAGAAGAAACCTCGAGATATCGACCATTGGCGCTATGCTTGAAGATTTTGATTTTGACTTGAACCTTGCCGTAAGTGGCTTCAAGTTCAAAGTGCCCGGTCAGCCTACCGTTGAGGTACAAGGCAATAAATTGGATTCTCGTGCCAAATCGGCCCTGAAAAGAGCCAGAAGGGGTGATGCCGTACAGGTATTCGATATCAAAGCATATATCACCAACAACAGAACCTATAAGTTGAAGAAGGTTTCACCAGTGGTGGTTGAGCTTACAAACTAA
- the gldN gene encoding gliding motility protein GldN, translating to MNWKNVLIVGAISLLPASMMAQANILNAKKPEDVGKKTESQLALDNDAPLEYGYVDDRDILWSKTVWEVIDLDERVNFPLYYPTDTIGISKDRRSLYHVMMKNIRNGKLTDVYTDSYFTEKRNFGDLQATLSKVDTTDLGYEQLNAGEQISQEFINQRDLTAADIEEYRIKGIWYFDKRQGELKYRLLGIAPVAPDVNFIDDESMDPGENKVELFWVWYPSARQILHDAKVYNQQNSARPISFDMLLNARRFNGVIYKEENVHGDRKISDYIADNALFQLLEANRIKEHIRDREQDMWAY from the coding sequence ATGAATTGGAAAAATGTATTGATTGTTGGAGCAATAAGTCTTTTGCCCGCCTCGATGATGGCCCAGGCGAACATCTTGAACGCCAAAAAGCCTGAGGATGTCGGTAAAAAGACCGAGTCTCAATTGGCATTGGACAATGACGCCCCTTTAGAATACGGCTATGTTGACGATAGGGACATTCTCTGGTCAAAAACCGTATGGGAAGTCATTGACCTCGATGAGCGTGTAAACTTTCCGTTGTACTATCCAACCGATACCATCGGTATCAGTAAAGACAGAAGGTCATTGTACCATGTTATGATGAAGAACATCAGAAATGGTAAGTTGACCGATGTGTACACGGATTCGTATTTTACCGAAAAGCGGAATTTCGGCGATTTACAGGCTACCTTGAGCAAGGTCGATACCACTGACCTTGGGTATGAACAATTGAATGCCGGTGAGCAGATTTCACAAGAGTTCATCAACCAGCGTGACCTGACCGCGGCAGATATTGAAGAGTACCGTATCAAAGGCATTTGGTACTTCGATAAACGCCAAGGTGAGTTGAAATATCGTCTTTTGGGCATTGCCCCAGTCGCCCCCGATGTAAACTTCATCGATGACGAATCAATGGATCCAGGTGAAAACAAGGTAGAACTGTTTTGGGTATGGTACCCCAGTGCACGACAAATCTTGCACGATGCCAAGGTATACAACCAACAGAACTCCGCTCGCCCTATCTCATTTGATATGCTGCTGAACGCTAGAAGGTTCAACGGTGTCATCTACAAAGAAGAGAATGTACACGGAGACCGTAAGATTTCCGATTACATTGCAGACAATGCACTGTTCCAACTATTGGAGGCCAATAGGATCAAAGAGCACATCCGCGATAGGGAGCAGGATATGTGGGCGTATTAA
- a CDS encoding NAD(P)/FAD-dependent oxidoreductase: MLDYLVVGLGLAGTVFCEALEEQGKTFHVVSDDSQQASLVAGGLYNPVILKRFTMAWKADEQMKIAIPFYKKLEKKLNAQLDHTLPVLRRFASVQEQNLWFEAADKPGLERFLSPRILENDNPKIDAPFGFGQVLCTGWIDTETLIRTYASYLYSKGTLTERHFDFSGLKVADDFVSYKELNARQVVFATGYGLRRNPFFKYLPLNGTKGELLKIKCLGLNEKSIIKSSVFIIPLGQDLYRVGATYKWKDKTHLPTEAAKAELLHKVRTFLKADFEVVDHVAGIRPTVADRRPLVGRHPMHQRVYALNGFGSRGVLIGPYAANQLLGFIEKGTPLDTEMDIARFAKKYYTD, encoded by the coding sequence ATGCTCGATTATTTGGTCGTTGGTCTAGGTCTTGCGGGAACCGTTTTCTGTGAAGCGCTCGAAGAGCAGGGCAAGACCTTTCATGTGGTTTCAGATGACTCACAGCAAGCTTCCTTGGTGGCAGGGGGGTTGTACAACCCAGTAATCCTTAAGCGCTTTACAATGGCATGGAAGGCTGATGAGCAAATGAAAATCGCTATCCCTTTTTATAAAAAACTGGAGAAAAAATTAAATGCTCAGCTTGACCACACACTTCCTGTACTGAGGAGGTTTGCTTCTGTTCAAGAACAGAACCTTTGGTTTGAAGCAGCTGACAAACCCGGCCTTGAACGGTTTCTATCGCCAAGGATCCTTGAGAACGACAATCCAAAAATCGATGCCCCTTTTGGCTTTGGGCAAGTGCTGTGCACGGGCTGGATAGATACCGAAACATTGATTCGTACGTATGCGTCGTACTTATATTCAAAAGGGACCCTGACCGAAAGACATTTTGACTTTTCGGGGCTAAAGGTTGCCGATGATTTTGTCAGCTATAAAGAATTAAATGCACGACAAGTGGTCTTTGCCACCGGATACGGGTTAAGGCGAAATCCATTTTTTAAGTATCTGCCCTTAAACGGAACCAAGGGAGAACTGTTAAAGATCAAATGTCTTGGGCTGAATGAGAAAAGCATTATCAAATCATCGGTCTTTATCATTCCGTTGGGTCAAGATCTATATCGGGTCGGGGCCACCTATAAATGGAAAGACAAGACCCATCTACCCACAGAAGCTGCCAAGGCAGAGCTGTTGCATAAGGTGCGCACTTTCTTGAAAGCTGATTTTGAAGTGGTCGACCACGTCGCTGGCATCAGGCCCACCGTTGCTGACAGAAGGCCCTTGGTGGGGCGGCATCCTATGCACCAAAGAGTATATGCGTTGAATGGTTTTGGCTCAAGGGGCGTTCTCATTGGCCCTTATGCTGCCAATCAATTGTTGGGCTTCATCGAGAAGGGTACGCCTCTCGACACCGAAATGGATATCGCACGGTTTGCCAAAAAATACTACACCGACTGA